ATGAAAACaagatttattttttaacaatatttgttttctcctaggctcacacacacacacacacacacacacacacacacacacacacacacacacacacacacacacacacacacacaagcctcttaatgtgtggcccctgttcacctagcagtaaataggtacgggatgtaactcgaggggttgtggcctcgctttcccggtgtgtgttgtgtgttgatgtggtctcagtcctacccgaagatcggtctatgagctctgagcacgctccgtaatggggaagactggctgggtgaccagcagacgaccgaggtgaattacacacacatatccgTCAATATGAAATTTTCTAGTATAATTGAAATAATCCTAAAATTAAAAGTTTGGAAGAAAAATTTTACTGACTTGCCAAAGTGTGTCaatggcagaaaaaaataaataaatagaaaacgttGAAAGACATCCTACAGAGTAAGGCTCAGTAAATCCAGCAATGTGCGGTATTTAGGTTTTTATGCATAAAATTGTTCGCCAGTGAATGGTGAGTGGACGGAAAGACCAAATATATGGTGTTACTGCAGTAAGATGGGAAACTTACTGCACAATACTGAACGTATTGTGCAAATTTACGTAGTAAagctgaaataaaaatacatatatacatacgtgtgtgtgtgtgtgtgtgtgtgtgtgtgtgtgtgtgcatatatatatatatatatatatatatatatatatatatatatatatatatatatatatatatatatatatatatatatatatatatatatatatatatatatatatacacacacacacacacacacacacacacacacacacacacacacatacaatgacATGATCTAAAATGTTTTCACACAGGCAATATAATCTTGAGGAAATATAATGCTTAAATACAATTCATGAGATACGTACAGTAATCAGGTTTCAAAGCTTGAAGAGTTAAATCATAAAATTATTATAAGGGCCGAAACTTCAATGTAAAACCTAGTATTCTATTTGTCAGAGCCTTTCAAAGCAAACAACGTTAATTTGTTATCGGAATGGATGGATTTACTGATCcaattattcattttcattaaatGATTATACGAAAAATTCAGCGACAAGCGTTGCAGatctaaataataaaaaaaacgaaaattatatatatatatatatatatatatatatatatatatatatatatatatatatatatatatatcatgatgAAAGCGGTGTTTACAAAGTACGCAGCTATTGATTATGTATCGAGAGGGCAGAGAGCGGGTTCAGAAGATGCTTGGCGTTTCcatagtttattattattattattatttttttttttacttcagcaAAATACAAATCTCCATGCAGAAGACCAAGGCAGCCAGTAGATGGCCCGCACCGATCACAGCGAACAGACCCTGCagaagtaatatatatatatatatatatatatatatatatatatatatatatatatatatatatatatatatatatatatatatatatatatatatagagagagagagagagagagagagagagagagagagagagagagagagagagagagagagagagagagagagagagagagagagagagggagggagggagagacaaacaCTCCATAAACTTAGGTGAGTGATGCATGATGCACTTCAGACACTGTTGTTAGGCGATTATACTCCTTGTTTCTCATCAAATTACCACTATATCCTCCAAATCTTTAAACATTACATAAGCAAACAATACTGTGAGCTAAGAGGCTTACCCAGAGATTGGCGAGAGAAAGTGGTTCCTGAACCAGAATGATGGAAGGCGAGAAGCGGCAAGTTGTGACAGCCGGAATAGCGTTTGTCAGCCAGTGCATGTAAAGACCAGACTCCACCATCGAGCGTACCCTGTCGACATTACCGCATGCACTAACATTAGGAACTATCGCAACAAACGCTCAACGATATCAACATAAGCAGTTCACCATCCCATATGTAATGTATTATCTGTCTGAAGCGTCTCTCTGAACTCTTACTTAAAAACATTTGATTAAAACGTAAAGGGAACGTAAAAATATCACGCTTCAAGAGTATCCTTTACCAGCACTGCTGTTTTGAAAAGTCGAGTGATCATAGTAGCAAAGGTTCACGTACATAACCTATATAGACGTGCGTTTCCTAACTAAGAAAATTCGTGAGAGTATTTCACCTCACAAACAAACCTATGGTTGAAGGCCTGCAGGAGTGGGGTGCCTTTTTGGCTTATCATGCAGTGAGTGGTGGTAAAGAAAGTTTGCCGTGCCTTGTAGAAGTCACATCTGTCTGAGGGCACAATGAACGGTATATAAACATGTCAGTCTCTCATCATAATATTTTAATGTCTTTAAAACTTATACCACACGTAAAGCATGTTCATGATAATACTTGTTTTAAGAAAGTCGCCGGCAATCAAGAGATCGAGGGTCAAGCTGGTGTCCAGGATGGAGTAACCTTCATGACGAACTACTGTTTCAAGCATTTCACGGAAGGCGGACGTTCGCTCGTACCTGACACGACCCACAAACTTCAACTCGTGAAGCTCTCGTAGCTCCCCGGACTTCATTCTCTGTAGATGATACAAAGAAAACATCGCTTTTACAATATGGGACGGAGGAGACTTACAGTTCGAAAGGCTACCACGTTTCTATGGAAGGTATGGTGCTAATGCATTAGGGCATGTTGTCTCTAACCACTAAGAACAATTAACTCGAGAAAAGTGACAAGTTTAATTCACTAGAAATACATATAAGCTCACCGATATAGTGTCTGTGACAATAGTCATGGGAAGCATTATGACAGACACAGCACTATCGTCGAGTAGGTCCCTGAGTGTCTGAATGGGTTGTGGGATGTGCCGCACTGCCAGCAAGGAAGTGAGTGTACCAGTGTAGCTCCAGAACACcacggccgccaccaccacccacgacGACAGCATTACCACTCCGCCATAGCCAAGCACAACACCCGTCAGACCTTAAACAGTGACACCTTTCATCGACAAGGAAGAATCCTAGAGTCACATCTGGACACTGGGAATTCCTTATCCTCTATATACGTTAATTGAAGGTTCATATCTCATTTTCGTAGACCTGGTGTTTACTCTCCGGTCACTGCTTGTAAATACTTCAGCCTTTCATGGAAAATGTATCTCTGTAATCTAAACATTTCCAAGCTGTACTGCACCACCCAGTAGTATCTAAagacttctcttcttctcctttccctaaaTCGAAAGTTCAGTTTCCTCCCTAATGAAATCAGCCCACCTTGGTTAAAGAAGACTCGCACGTTCTGCAGAAACACCTCTGCCGCCCAGCTCACAGATACGACTCCTCCTGGACGTCGACCCACCATCATCATGACCAGCCACACCACTGCCAGGGCCGCCGCTACCGCCGCCCACACCGATCCCGTCAGAGGATACAGGAAGCCCCATGGATCGATTTCCGGGGTGCCCTTCCTCGACAAAATACCACGAGCGTCAAAGAAAAGAGACTCAGTAAAGTCCACAAATTTTGTTCTGTTATAAGTTATTCCAAAAGGCCCTAGGGCGAGATCGACTTCctgttaaggaaaaaagaaaaaaaacattagtctCGTATTTGTCGAAAATATCAGCTTTCCTACCGTCGATTATTCTAAAATTATATTCGACAAAGTCGTGTATGTGTTGTGATGGTATTGTGATTGATATCAAAACAAACGTGACAATTATTATCACTGTATTGtttgataaaaagaatagaaaataataaaatcgttCAGCAGTGAAAAGACCACGTCTCTAGGGCAAGGGACCGCCATTCCTTACTTACCTTGCGGCTCACTTGGCCCACCATTCCTGTCCAGTTACCATCAGGCTGCTCGGCGCCCCACGCTCGATCCGCCGGTGACACCACGTTGTACCTATTTACGCATGAATCATGGTCAAGTTTACGTGCCAGGCGCCTTGGCCATGTCCACAAAAAGACGAACAAGAATGATCGGGTATGGCTAAAGACCTTTTGTGACCATTGCGCAAGATGATGAaacttacatttttcttcatttaaaaaCGAAGTAGAACATTACGTATTTTTCCCcaaaaaaattatgatactTGCCAGAGTCCAATAGAGATTTCATGAGCAACATAAATATATGGATTTCCAAATTTAGCTCGTAGGATTATCAGTGTCCTGCTTATCCAGGGCAGTGTTACGTATTGATTGCTAGTGATCGCTTTCCTGACGTCTGCTCCTGATCGCCCTAACACTACTGATGTGGACACTCAATGTATCAACAACACCTGATCCTTACGTGAAGTTGAGTGTCTCAGCGAGAACACTGAGAACATTGCCCATTGGCCCCGACACTACCAGCTTGCCCTCGGAGTCCGGAGTCACGACAATGTGTGGCCGCCAGTGGACGGCCGCCACTGTGGCCAGCGCCCCATCGGGAAACCTGCGGTACATCAGCTTATATAATAAAGATATTTCCAGTGACAAAGTACCTCTAGATGGTTCCTAATTAGTAAAAAGGTGCCGTCACACTAGcacattttctttaactttttttccgtCACCTTTCTGAAAATCGACATTACCTGCCGCCTACCAGTTTTCAACAATTGAATAACATCGAAATCTGGTATTACCTGAAAATGGCTGGATTCTGTGTCAGGCTGTTCACTACTTCGGGGCTCCCCAGCACCTCTGGTAGTGGCCGGGCCATGCCGTGGTACGTGTGGCAATGCTGCAGGGAATGGAGCTGCTAAATACAGGAGGTGCATACACGCACGTTTGATAATATATAAGACAAATTATATCACGTCAATTTAATCATTCAAGTCCACCACATCACGATTTGCCACGTACATACCACGAGGTGGAGGCTCTCTTCAGGGTTCATTAGTTCACTTAGTATAGGTACGAGGTATCGCGAATCAAAAATTTATACGACGCTTCATTTACCTCAACTCGAACTGTCAATAACTTAATTGTCAAGGTCTACCCGTTGCCTCTTCTTCCCATTTCGACTGCTAAGATGATCGCAGAAATACCTATGAGGTAAAAACACGCAAACTAACCGTTGTGTTCAATTGGCTATATTGTAAGAGGTATTGTCACAGTTGCCAGCAGGGTCTTATCCTGTAGCAAGCTCAGGCAGCAACACTCTACAACTGGTGGTTTTATGcccgtatcacacggtcacgtatacccgcgacagcgtgtcgcgcgACCAGTATGTTCGACGATCAGATCGCAGGAAACATAGCACACGGCGTTGATCTTCCATCcgagaccttcaccaccacaacaacaacaaacccgggCGGAGCGCCACTGAACACAATGGACCCAGTTGACCACGCTATCTTAGCTGTTGGACTTTATGCAATTGCACTGCAAGAGCAgaacaaacgaaaaaggaaggcaaggatttgGACGCGAAGGTGGCTAGTCCAGCACTTGTGGtggtaaacaaatcaaaacaaaatccgATACTATCTGTAGGTAATTAATAAATATCGTATAAGTGATGGGTatgcaaatcatgaaaaattacagcattatattgatgatatatgccaaataaagcattatgaaaaataattcagtatttttgtggAGTATGTTCATTATAGTCTTTCCACGACGGTCTTCCAGTCGCGGGAAATGGACAACGGTCTTGGATCATTCCCGATGACCCGCTGTCCTCTGAAAATCGGCGTTTTCTGCGACGCGGTCGTCGATATTCCAGAcgcgcgacacgctgtcgcgggtatacgtgaccgtgtgatacgggCATAAGGATATGTGTCGTATGCAACACCAAAGTGACTCTATATAGGTAATAATTCTGCATAGTGACGGCCTGTTCTCGTGTTTAGAGTTCGCATGTATGAGTTCTCTGGACTTAATGGGCAGTCATTATTCTAACAGCAATAAAGGCACCTGACACTAAAAGCACGTTACCACTATGAGTACCCTCCCTGCCAGACGAAGTATAGTTAGGAATCCAATAGTCACTCAACGTGTGGCTAAGTTTCTATTCAGAACGACGTTATTCATGTCAGCACATCCACCACGTGCCAGCTGAGGTAATAGCAGGCTCTAACTGCTTCCTGCCAAAGGAAATATTACTCACTCCTGCACGGAAGTCTCTTGGTTATCATGGCTTTATAATAAACGACAATACGTTCTACAGTCACACTGAAAGAGTACTGCCACTCTATTTCATGACGTTAAAGGAACCTTAAAGGGACAAGGTGAGAGGTCTTCTGTATTAGCATTCCCATTAAGAGAAATGTCATTTTGGTATATATagattgttattactattgttattttctgttatgattatcattgttgttgtcgatgttgttattattatcaatattattgtttTACTAGTCTCCATTGTGACAATACCTCGCTGTGGGCGCTGCTGGGCCGCTCACCTTGTGCTGCAGGGATGGAAGCGCCACTACACACCCGCTGTCTTGGTGCTGCCACTATATGTCATCTGTTAGACGTGAGCATCATCCCTACCAGAGAATTCCTGTCACCAGCTGTCGCCGAGTCAGAATTATCAAAGTGGTCGTGCATAATACaacggggaggagggaagataatgACAGATGTACGAAGGGAGTGAAAAGAAAGTGTTTTATCTGTCTGAAATCGTGATGGGAAGGAGAACTCGAGGGATGTAGCACGTGATGAGCAGAAGCAATAACATTcgcatttatttttgtatagaCTGTAACAGCTCTGCTGCGAGGTTTGTTTCATAGATATCGCCAGAACACTCCTGAGAGGATGGTGTACAGAcattccctgtttttttttttttttttcaatatccatATCAGTATCATTTGCAttcgtcatatatatatatatatatatatatatatatatatatatatatatatatatatatatatatatatatatatatatatatatatatatatatatatggggacCTGAGGAGATACTATGCTGATTATCCCTTGAattattactgtttccgtgtcaaagATCCATCTATCTCTATGTGCTGAGCGTATAACAGAAGTGATAGTGTCTAgtatggaggcgtacattccgcACTCTTTTTTTCAACCTAAGACTcccaaaccttggtttaacacagctgttctcgtgctatacatgaagAGAGGTTgcacacaaaaggtacttgagcctgcCATCACCAGAATCTCAtgtgctttatatttctgcctggaatcatgccacgTCAGTTCTCCAACttctcaaacactccttcattaatagaaaGTGTTAAAATCTTTCGAAATCCAACtctcctcgagacttctggcatctggccaaaaaacatctctaataactttacttcttcatctttccttcctttatttcatcatatgtatatatatatatatatatatatatatatatatatatatatatatatatatatatatatatatatatatatatatatatactacttcttcatctctccttcctttatttcatcatatatatatatatatatatatatatatatatatatatatatatatatatatatatatatatatatatttttttttttttttttttttttttcaatgttgtgCCCTATACCAcctgtaggtttacttgaagagtataggaagcattgttcagcttccacccattagtggcgcagacaatcTTATTAATAGTGTTACCCATATCAAGGtacatatcaccatccaagcgcatctttggtgtatccacctagaacctaggtattatgatgacatgtaggtaactttaaaccactcgacaagtgGCAAAGTATGTATCAAGGTGgttcgtggtgggattcgaacctacgcgtggatatctggccgatcccacgctcaccaccttatccgctAGGGCTAGGCCACCACCTCCTTAATGtaaccactgccatcacatctatCTTTAAAGATGAACTCTTCCTTCAAACCTTTGTTAATAACTCtattttggatgattctgggcttgtccctccttttcttcctccttctgacaATTTCATGCCtttaattaaaattcttcgcaaTGATGTTCTCCATGCCctagctggcctaaacccttagaaggtttatggacctgatgagATCCCTCCTATTCTCCTCAAAAAATGTgcctccgtgcttgcaccttgcctggccaaactcttccaactatGTCTATTAActtctacctctccttcttgctggaagtttaattacattcagcctgtttctaaaaagggtgactgtttcCATCCCGCAAACTAACGCTaaatagctttaatctcttgcttgtctaaagttctttaatctatcctcaataggaaaatttttaaacatctgtcacttcattgTCTGCTATCTGATCGCCCGTATGACTTCCGTCAAGGCCACTTTACTAGTGATcttctagttttcctttttgagtcttggtcatcctcttttagagattttggtgaaacttttgctgttgccttaACCTGGGGTTCGCAAACCCCCAAGGGGTTCATAAGTTGATTTCCAGggatacttagatggctgatctaacaatatcctttgcagtaccattgcatattaaGTTAaagtcagtcactaaattaatatTCCACTGATAACTACAGATGGCTgttctaataaaatcctttgcagtaccattgcgtATTgtgttagtgtcagtcactaaactAACATTCTGTTCAATGTGAGATTATTTGGGATTCGGGTAAATGGTCTTATGACTCatggggttcttaacgagaaaaaggatgagaacCTCTACATTAtgtagacatatcaaaagcttttgatagagtctggcacaaagctttgatctctcaAAGCTAATctcttacggtttctatcctctctgtaactttattctaagttttctctccgaccgttctattagTGCTGTGGTAGACGGACACTGTCTTCCTAAagctattaacagtggtgtccCTCAGGGTTGTGTCCTATCATCTACTCTCTACCTATCATTCATTAATGATATTCTAAACCAAATTTCTTGCCGTCTCtattcctacgctgatgatttCCATGCACGTCTTTTCAGAAACGACTAACACTTCAGAAAGTTAACAGGTCCCGCAGGGACGCcatagaacgcctgacttctgatctctctaagatttctgattggagcagagaaaacttagtagtgtttaaTGTCTTTaaaaactcagttcctccatctatcaacttgacacaacctttcgGATAAATATCcccttcagtgacactcaactgtcctcctcttctacactgaatatcctcggtctgttctttactcacaatctaaactggaaacttcacctctcatttcttgctaaaacagcttatatatatatatatatatatatatatatatatatatatatatatatatatatatatatatatatatatatatatatatatatatatatatatatatatatatatatatatatatatatatatatatatatatatatatatatatatatatatatatatatatatatatatatat
Above is a genomic segment from Portunus trituberculatus isolate SZX2019 chromosome 40, ASM1759143v1, whole genome shotgun sequence containing:
- the LOC123516090 gene encoding glutamate receptor ionotropic, delta-2-like gives rise to the protein MARPLPEVLGSPEVVNSLTQNPAIFRFPDGALATVAAVHWRPHIVVTPDSEGKLVVSGPMGNVLSVLAETLNFTYNVVSPADRAWGAEQPDGNWTGMVGQVSRKEVDLALGPFGITYNRTKFVDFTESLFFDARGILSRKGTPEIDPWGFLYPLTGSVWAAVAAALAVVWLVMMMVGRRPGGVVSVSWAAEVFLQNVRVFFNQGLTGVVLGYGGVVMLSSWVVVAAVVFWSYTGTLTSLLAVRHIPQPIQTLRDLLDDSAVSVIMLPMTIVTDTISRMKSGELRELHELKFVGRVRYERTSAFREMLETVVRHEGYSILDTSLTLDLLIAGDFLKTNRCDFYKARQTFFTTTHCMISQKGTPLLQAFNHRVRSMVESGLYMHWLTNAIPAVTTCRFSPSIILVQEPLSLANLWGLFAVIGAGHLLAALVFCMEICILLK